In Desulfolucanica intricata, the following are encoded in one genomic region:
- a CDS encoding permease: MFELNNLAEAGRFFLVIAGELVLLFIGITFLVGLLQEFIPPETIQRILTRQKKIIGNIIGAALGALTPFCSCSTIPILVGLLNGGAPFGAAMSFLVASPLLNPVILGLFLSLLGLKVTAVYAGITFLAAVFTGLLWEKLGLADQYKKVVIRRGCCSEGMEEIAATAEPVTLNIKFKRAGGMAWSLFRQVFPYLLLGAAIGAFIYSFVPESLVIKLAGPGNPLAVPVAALIGIPMYIRAETIIPISAVLLGKGMSIGAVMALVIGGAGASIPELIILASIFRRKLVVAFVITILAVAALAGYFFNLVF, encoded by the coding sequence ATGTTTGAGCTAAATAATTTAGCTGAGGCGGGCAGGTTTTTCCTGGTTATCGCCGGGGAACTGGTCCTATTGTTTATCGGTATCACCTTTCTGGTGGGGCTGTTGCAAGAATTTATCCCGCCCGAAACAATTCAAAGAATTTTAACCAGACAGAAAAAAATCATTGGTAATATTATTGGTGCCGCGCTGGGGGCACTGACCCCTTTTTGTTCCTGCTCCACCATCCCCATCCTGGTGGGGCTGTTAAACGGCGGCGCTCCTTTCGGAGCAGCCATGTCATTTTTAGTTGCTTCGCCGCTTTTAAACCCGGTAATCCTCGGTTTGTTTTTAAGCCTGCTGGGGCTAAAAGTTACTGCTGTTTATGCCGGTATCACTTTTTTAGCCGCTGTTTTTACGGGCCTGCTGTGGGAAAAGTTGGGGCTGGCCGACCAGTATAAAAAAGTGGTTATCCGCCGGGGCTGCTGTTCCGAAGGAATGGAGGAAATTGCCGCCACTGCGGAACCGGTTACTTTAAATATTAAATTTAAACGGGCCGGCGGGATGGCCTGGTCCTTGTTTCGCCAGGTTTTCCCCTACCTGCTGCTGGGCGCGGCCATCGGTGCCTTTATTTACAGCTTTGTACCCGAGTCGCTGGTAATCAAACTGGCCGGCCCCGGCAATCCCCTGGCCGTGCCGGTAGCCGCCCTGATTGGCATCCCCATGTATATCAGGGCGGAAACCATTATCCCCATCAGCGCCGTACTTTTAGGCAAGGGCATGAGCATCGGGGCGGTGATGGCGCTGGTCATCGGCGGTGCCGGGGCCAGCATCCCGGAATTAATTATCCTGGCCTCCATATTCCGCCGCAAGCTGGTCGTTGCCTTTGTGATTACCATACTGGCGGTGGCCGCCCTGGCCGGGTATTTCTTCAATCTGGTATTTTAA
- a CDS encoding PadR family transcriptional regulator codes for MVYAKVVIHIKYLTEEYWNGLIRMSLSRFFILRVLCCRSLHGYEIAKEVSALTEGCCAPTEGSLYPVLHEFEQKGLVTSQIQTVGNRERKVYTLTDKGIQAYQTATRAWGKAAQYILKEVNDNSIDQV; via the coding sequence GTGGTATATGCAAAGGTGGTGATACATATTAAATATTTGACGGAAGAATATTGGAACGGCCTAATCAGGATGAGTTTATCCCGGTTTTTTATATTGCGGGTATTGTGCTGCCGCTCGCTGCATGGTTACGAAATTGCCAAGGAAGTGTCCGCTTTGACGGAAGGTTGTTGCGCCCCCACCGAGGGTAGCCTATATCCTGTATTGCATGAATTTGAACAAAAAGGCCTGGTTACTTCACAAATTCAGACGGTGGGCAACCGGGAGCGCAAGGTCTATACCCTTACCGACAAAGGTATACAGGCTTATCAAACGGCAACCAGGGCGTGGGGCAAGGCAGCCCAATATATTTTAAAAGAAGTCAACGACAACAGCATTGATCAGGTGTGA
- a CDS encoding YnfA family protein: MFFRSISLFFLAGLAEILGGYFIWIWLRDGASVVWGLTGGIILIAYGVIPTLQNFPDFGRIYAAYGGVFIIMSILWGWWIDGVTPDFYDWLGTFVALIGTVIILWYPRKGQEKEAAGQ; encoded by the coding sequence ATGTTTTTTAGATCGATAAGTCTTTTTTTTCTGGCCGGTTTGGCTGAAATCTTAGGTGGGTATTTTATATGGATTTGGCTCCGGGATGGCGCCTCTGTAGTATGGGGTTTAACCGGCGGTATTATATTAATAGCTTACGGAGTGATACCTACACTGCAAAACTTTCCCGATTTTGGGCGCATTTACGCGGCTTACGGGGGTGTGTTTATTATCATGTCGATTTTATGGGGCTGGTGGATTGACGGGGTAACTCCCGATTTTTATGATTGGCTTGGTACATTTGTGGCTTTAATTGGTACGGTAATAATCTTATGGTACCCCCGTAAGGGACAAGAAAAGGAGGCTGCCGGTCAATGA
- a CDS encoding YnfA family protein, giving the protein MIKSAILFILAGLAEIGGGYLVWLWLREQKGLWLGIIGAVILVLYGVIPTLQEYPHFGRVYAAYGGIFIVLSLLWGWFIDKKRPDKYDWIGSCVALAGAAIIIWTPR; this is encoded by the coding sequence ATGATTAAATCAGCTATACTCTTTATCCTGGCCGGTCTGGCCGAAATTGGCGGTGGATATTTGGTGTGGTTGTGGCTGCGTGAGCAAAAGGGATTATGGTTAGGTATCATCGGAGCTGTAATCTTGGTACTGTATGGTGTAATACCAACCTTGCAAGAATACCCTCATTTTGGCAGAGTATATGCGGCCTACGGTGGCATTTTTATTGTTTTATCACTGTTATGGGGGTGGTTTATTGACAAAAAAAGGCCCGACAAGTATGATTGGATCGGTTCCTGCGTTGCTCTTGCCGGTGCCGCAATAATTATCTGGACTCCAAGGTAA
- a CDS encoding (2Fe-2S)-binding protein has protein sequence MVSNIVCGFNVSDHINALCPDCNTPGKKIRPETLKSLLKNDRLPANPNGYSLCLSPECNVIYFGEQTFLKDDIKVKVWFKESDSDTPVCYCRNVTAKDIFEHIAVRGCCNNIEDIQSHTGANTGKDCLTQNPAGSUCRPAVQSVIAKALNIRNRQKD, from the coding sequence ATAGTGTCAAATATAGTATGTGGTTTTAATGTGTCGGATCATATTAATGCACTTTGTCCTGACTGCAATACACCAGGCAAAAAAATAAGGCCGGAAACGCTAAAGAGTTTGCTCAAAAACGATCGCCTCCCGGCCAACCCAAATGGTTACAGTCTGTGTTTATCTCCTGAATGTAATGTTATATATTTTGGAGAACAGACCTTTTTAAAAGACGATATCAAAGTGAAGGTCTGGTTTAAGGAATCAGATTCGGATACACCGGTGTGTTATTGCCGAAACGTAACGGCCAAAGATATATTTGAGCATATAGCTGTAAGAGGCTGCTGCAATAATATTGAAGACATCCAATCCCATACGGGGGCTAATACCGGTAAAGATTGCCTAACCCAAAACCCCGCAGGTTCGTGATGTAGACCGGCAGTGCAATCGGTGATTGCCAAAGCTCTAAATATTAGAAATCGGCAAAAGGACTAA
- a CDS encoding SAM-dependent methyltransferase — MRKHLLKSFFAGIKHANFEVVYWDGETARYGDGQPRVRVIFNEPLPLNFNLDDPVLAFGEAYMDDIVDFEGSLEEIFRLAELNKDSIPGSLTEKAVSVVKALSGAAARLKQKSDIQHHYDLGNDFFSLWLDETMSYSCAYFKTPGDSLYQAQLQKIDHILEKIQLQPGERLLDIGSGWGWLIIKAVQEYGVQALGITLSEEQYHATRERIKKLHLEERVDVKLLNYLDLDEQEYRFDKIVSVGMFEHVGKDNLPKYMEKVNKLLAPGGLSMLHTITGMRERPVNSWIAKYIFPGGYIPSLRETVWLLPEYDFHLLHAESLRMHYAITLDRWYENFLKHINNIEKKYGHRFVRMWGLYLRGCAASFRVSGLNIYQLLFSKGLNNNLPLTLEHVYL, encoded by the coding sequence ATGCGTAAACACTTGCTGAAGTCTTTTTTTGCAGGTATAAAACACGCCAATTTCGAGGTGGTGTACTGGGACGGGGAAACAGCCCGGTACGGAGACGGGCAGCCCCGGGTGAGAGTGATCTTTAATGAGCCGCTGCCGCTAAACTTTAACCTGGATGACCCGGTGCTTGCTTTCGGTGAAGCATACATGGATGATATCGTTGATTTCGAAGGCAGCCTGGAGGAGATTTTCCGTTTGGCCGAATTAAACAAGGACAGCATTCCCGGTAGCTTGACCGAAAAGGCGGTTTCAGTCGTTAAAGCACTGAGCGGCGCTGCGGCCAGGTTGAAACAAAAAAGCGATATTCAACATCATTATGACCTGGGGAACGACTTTTTTTCGCTGTGGTTGGACGAAACAATGAGTTACTCCTGCGCTTATTTTAAAACCCCCGGTGATTCCTTGTACCAGGCCCAATTGCAAAAAATTGATCACATTCTCGAAAAAATTCAGCTGCAACCGGGGGAACGCCTGTTGGACATCGGCAGCGGCTGGGGCTGGTTGATTATAAAGGCGGTTCAGGAGTATGGCGTACAAGCGCTGGGCATTACCTTAAGCGAAGAACAATACCACGCCACCAGGGAACGCATCAAGAAACTGCACCTTGAAGAACGGGTGGACGTCAAATTGCTCAATTACCTGGACCTGGACGAGCAAGAGTACCGGTTTGACAAGATCGTCAGCGTGGGCATGTTTGAGCATGTGGGAAAAGACAACCTGCCCAAATACATGGAAAAGGTCAACAAGTTACTTGCTCCCGGCGGGCTGTCCATGCTGCATACCATTACCGGGATGCGGGAAAGGCCCGTGAACTCCTGGATTGCAAAATACATCTTTCCCGGCGGCTATATCCCTTCTTTGCGGGAAACGGTGTGGCTGCTGCCCGAATATGATTTTCACCTGCTGCACGCGGAAAGCTTGCGTATGCACTACGCCATAACCCTGGATCGCTGGTATGAAAACTTTTTAAAGCACATTAACAACATAGAGAAAAAATACGGCCACCGGTTCGTGCGTATGTGGGGCCTGTATCTGCGTGGCTGTGCCGCTTCTTTCAGGGTATCCGGTTTGAACATCTACCAGCTGTTGTTCTCCAAGGGTCTGAATAACAACCTGCCGCTGACCTTGGAACACGTTTACCTTTAA
- a CDS encoding (Fe-S)-binding protein, with protein MALNYEIIGMAPCLADGARVRVTAMWNQDTGELLPYVNAVVKYASLDPGGVSITFKYRGCPVILERRRVTLGQLADLDEAEDIMEDLVDFLRRVRNKKAEITPLNQPKPQPQVHEIIRLLPRTNCGQCGESTCTAFALKLVLDRQKAENCLPLTGDEIRAVLKVLESLDNRQLMIK; from the coding sequence GTGGCTTTAAACTACGAGATCATCGGTATGGCACCCTGTCTGGCCGACGGGGCCAGGGTAAGGGTTACCGCTATGTGGAACCAGGATACAGGTGAATTGCTGCCCTACGTTAACGCTGTGGTCAAATACGCTTCCCTTGACCCCGGAGGAGTGTCAATAACTTTTAAATACCGGGGCTGCCCGGTAATTCTGGAAAGGCGGCGGGTAACCCTGGGTCAGCTGGCCGATCTGGACGAAGCCGAGGATATCATGGAGGACCTGGTGGATTTTTTACGCCGGGTGCGCAACAAGAAAGCAGAAATAACGCCCCTTAACCAACCGAAACCGCAACCCCAGGTGCATGAAATAATCAGGCTACTGCCCCGCACCAATTGCGGCCAGTGCGGTGAGTCCACCTGCACGGCTTTCGCCCTGAAACTGGTGTTGGACCGGCAGAAAGCGGAAAACTGCCTGCCCCTGACCGGCGATGAGATCCGCGCGGTGCTTAAAGTGTTGGAATCGCTGGATAACCGGCAGTTGATGATTAAATAA
- a CDS encoding DUF169 domain-containing protein, producing MSSADYSARMINLLGLECPPLAAKFLKPGEPVPEGYDNSKKMRYCQALMMGKHGHKVLVNGDNITCPASASAFGFKPLPEKLQNGQMMTGMGLFGNPAAAAKTIGLMPRMKPGECAGVLVAPLAQADFIPDVVVLEGKPEKLMWVALADIFEAGGRHGFQTGVFQATCIDATLVPYQTGKLNANLGCYGCRDATDIPEVECLLGFPAGSLNKIVDGLEKLAEKAIPRSRAKGAYNSMAACDGQH from the coding sequence ATGAGTAGTGCTGATTACAGTGCCAGGATGATCAATTTGCTCGGGTTGGAGTGCCCGCCTTTGGCCGCCAAATTCCTGAAACCGGGTGAGCCGGTGCCGGAAGGTTACGACAATAGCAAGAAAATGCGCTACTGCCAGGCGCTGATGATGGGCAAGCACGGCCATAAAGTGCTGGTCAACGGAGACAACATCACCTGCCCGGCATCTGCTTCGGCGTTTGGTTTCAAACCGCTGCCGGAAAAACTGCAAAACGGCCAAATGATGACCGGCATGGGCCTTTTCGGCAACCCTGCGGCGGCAGCCAAAACTATCGGCCTGATGCCCCGCATGAAACCCGGTGAATGTGCCGGCGTACTGGTGGCACCGCTGGCTCAGGCGGATTTTATTCCCGATGTGGTGGTGCTGGAAGGGAAACCGGAAAAGCTGATGTGGGTGGCTCTGGCCGATATATTTGAAGCAGGCGGTAGACACGGCTTCCAGACCGGCGTGTTCCAGGCCACCTGCATTGATGCCACTCTGGTGCCGTACCAAACCGGTAAGCTCAATGCCAACCTGGGCTGCTATGGCTGCCGGGATGCCACCGATATTCCCGAGGTGGAGTGCCTGCTGGGCTTTCCCGCCGGTAGTCTGAACAAAATAGTTGACGGTCTCGAAAAACTGGCTGAGAAAGCTATTCCACGTTCTCGGGCTAAAGGCGCCTATAACTCGATGGCAGCCTGTGACGGCCAGCACTAA